One Cryptomeria japonica chromosome 9, Sugi_1.0, whole genome shotgun sequence genomic window carries:
- the LOC131052095 gene encoding pentatricopeptide repeat-containing protein At1g19720: MACFAQPLFDSRHKLTLQSEKARHQAIIYGKHPTDLTDAGKFSGTVLMVNKSILIVHRGFAFAKSRVFQTKLVNMYGKCGRFVDARKEFDDMTKRDVSSCDAIIAAYKDMGILTFATILAACAKVRALKQGMDLHGSIIKRGFLSDVVIVNALVDMYTKCGKIYKARELFDKIPHKNEVSWNAMVAVYTQNGVLDEALRLFDEIPQPNIISWNVMVTRYVQNGLVEKALGWFLTNTLGRFKAKFHNLFQHPLSL, from the exons ATGGCCTGCTTTGCTCAACCTCTGTTCGACTCCCGGCATAAGCTAACACTCCAGTCTGAGAAAGCAAGGCACCAA GCTATAATATATGGAAAACACCCAACGGATTTGACAGATGCCGGGAAATTTTCCGGGACGGTTCTCATGGTAAACAAATCTATTCTCATCGTCCACAGGGGATTTGCATTTGCTAAGAGCAGAGTTTTTCAAACTAAGCTCGTCAACATGTATGGCAAGTGTGGAAGATTCGTTGATGCTCGCAAGGAGTTTGACGACATGACAAAACGAGATGTGTCCTCATGTGATGCGATCATCGCAGCTTACAAAGACATGGGTATCCTCACTTTTGCCACCATACTCGCTGCCTGTGCCAAAGTAAGAGCCTTGAAACAGGGTATGGATCTACATGGAAGCATAATCAAAAGGGGATTTTTGTCAGATGTCGTAATTGTAAATGCCCTGGTAGAtatgtatacaaaatgtggaaaAATATACAAGGCACGTGAGCTGTTTGACAAAATACCCCATAAAAATGAGGTTTCCTGGAATGCTATGGTTGCAGTATACACACAAAATGGTGTTCTTGACGAGGCATTAAGGCTTTTCGATGAAATACCTCAACCGAATATCATCTCATGGAATGTCATGGTTACGCGATATGTACAAAATGGGTTGGTTGAAAAGGCCTTGGGATGGTTTTTAACAAATACACTTGGCAGatttaaagccaaattccacaaccttttccagcatcctctcAGCCTGTAA